The genomic region GGGCATGGAGCCTCCCGCTGGGATGGAGCCTCCGGTGGACGGGGAGCGCCCCGAGCCGCCCGAAGGCATGGAGCCCCCGGCCGAGGGCGAGCTGCCCGAGGCCGGCGGCGTACCCGGCGGCGGCCAGGGCGGCCAGGGCGGCCAGGGCGGCATGGGCGGCATGGGCGGCATGGGCGGCAACGTGCTGGCCGAGCGGTTCCTCGCCACCCCCGAGCTCGCCGACCTGTACGACGCCGCGGTGGCGGACCTGCAGGCCGAGCTGTTCGACAGCGGCACGGCCCAGGAGGTGCTCGACGCCTGGGTGTCGGTGCTGGGTGAGCAGGCCGACGACCTGGTCGACGCAGCGACGATCGAGCTGGAGGCCGAGCAGGTCGCGTCCTACTTCGACGGCCAGGCGTAGAGCGCAGCAGAGTGTGGGGCCCCGGACGAACCAGGTTCATCCGGGGCTCCACGGTTCCGGGGGCAGGTCGTCGGCGCGCCCCCCCTCGACAGACCTCGTCGCCGGAGCCGGTGGCGAAGGTACGGTCGGCGCATGCCTGACGTCCTGGTCCCCGCAGCCCGCGTCGAGCGGTGGGTCGCCAACTTCGAGACCCGGCACGGCGACACCGCCCTGTCGGTGGTCGACGGCGTCCTGAGCGGGACCGCCGCAGACGGGTCGCGGTTCACCGCCCGCCTGCCGCTCGGGGCGGCGTACGACGGTCCGGCGGAGGCGGCCGGTCTGGCCGGCGCTGCCGCGAGCGCGGCGCCCGACGACTGGGGGGTGCTGCTGGTGCGCAAGGGCGGCTTCGCCGTGGCGCGGATGAGCGGGGCCACGATGGGGGCGTCCAAGACCGGTCAGCGCCATGTCCAGGGCCGCACGAAGGCCGGCGGCCAGAGCCAGCAGCGCTTCGCCCGCCGTCGCGACAACCAGGCCCGCCAGGCGTACGAGGCGGCCGCCGACCACGCCGCCCGCATCCTCGACGGCCTCGCCGGGCCCGTCGTCGTGGGTGGTGACCGCACCGCCGTCGACGAGGTCCTCGCCGATCGGCGTCTCGCGGGGCTGGGCACCGTCGAACCCTGGCTGGCGCTGCCCGACCCGCGCCGCGGCGTGCTCGAGCAGGGCGTCGCCGACGCGCTGTCGCTGCGCGTCGAGGTGCACAACGCCTGAGGCGCCACTGGCTCGCCTGCCAGCGCCGGGGGCTGGACGGGGCTACGGTGGACAGGTGTCGTCCGACGTCATCGAGGTCCACGAGCTGGTCAAGACCTTCGGGCGGGTGCGGGCCCTCGACGGGCTCGACCTGCAGGTGCGCGCGGGGGAGGTGCACGGCTTCCTGGGGCCCAACGGCTCGGGCAAGTCCACCACCATCCGGGTGCTGCTCGGGCTGCTGCGCGCCGACTCGGGCACGGTGCGGCTGCTCGGCGGCGACCCGTGGCGCCAGGCCGCCGACCTGCACCGCCGCCTGGCCTACGTGCCGGGCGACGTGAGCCTGTGGGCCAACCTCACCGGCGGCGAGTGCATCGACCTCCTCGGCCGGCTGCGCGGGGGGCTCGACCCCGCGCGTCGCGACGAGCTGGTCGAGAGGTTCGCCCTCGACCCCACCAAGAAGGGCCGCAGCTACAGCAAGGGCAACCGCCAGAAGGTGGCGCTCGTCGCCGCCCTGGCCGCCGACGTCGAGCTGCTGCTGCTCGACGAGCCCACCTCGGGGCTCGACCCCCTGATGGAGGCCGAGTTCCGTGACTGCGTCAACACCTACCGCGCGGGCGGGGGGAGCGTGCTGCTCTCCAGCCACGTGCTCGGCGAGGTGGAGCAGATGTGCGAGCGCGTGAGCATCATCAACGAGGGCCGGCTCGTCGAGAGCGGCAGCCTCGCCGAGATGCGCCACCTCAGCCGCACCGCCGTCACCGCCCAGCTGCGCGGACCAGCCCCCGGTCTCGACGGCCTCGCCGGCGTCCACGACCTGCGCTCCGACGGTGGCGAGGTCAGCTTCGAGGTCGACCCCGAGGCCGTCGAGCCCGCACTGCGGCTCCTCCTCGAGGCCGGCGTGACGGGCCTGGTCTCCCAGCCGCCGACGCTCGAGCAGCTCTTCATGCGTCACTACGGGGAGCGGCGGTGACCAGCGGTCTCTTCACCGGCACCCTGACCCTGTGGGCCAAGGCATTGAAGGGCGACCGCTGGCTGGTGCTCGGCTGGGGGGTGGCGCTCGCCGTCCTCTACTGGGCCCAGGCGTGGTCGATCGACCGGCTCTACCCCGGTGAGGGCGAGCTGGCCCGGATGGCCGCGGCCATGGAGCGCAACCAGGCGATGATCGCGCTGGCCGGCCCCGCCCGCTCGCTCGACACCGTCGGGGGCCAGGTCACCTGGCAGGCCAGCGCCTTCGGCGCCGTGCTCCTGGGCCTGGTCGTCATGGTCGTCGTCACCCGGCACACCCGTGCCGAGGAGGAGTCGGGACGCGACGACCTGGTCCGCTCAGCGGTGGTGGGCCGCTTCGCGCCCCCGGCCGCGGCCGTGCTGAGCGCACTCGTCGTCTCCGTCTTCTCCGGTGCGCTGGTCACCCTCTCGCTGGCCACCTACCCGCTCGAGGTGGCCGACTCGGCGGCGCTGGGCGTCGGCCTGGTGCTGTGCGGCCTGTGCTTCACCGGCACGACCCTCGTCGCCGCCCAGCTGGTGTCCAGCACCCGCGCGGCCCGCGGGATCGCCGGTGCGGTGATCGCGGCGGCGTACGCACTGCGGGCCGTCGGCGACGTCTCGGTGCCTGCGCTGTCCTGGCTCTCGCCGATCGGCTGGTACCAGGCGATGCACCCCTTCTCCGGGCTGCGCTGGTGGCCGGTGCTGCTGCTGCTCGCCGCTGGGGCGGCCAACCTCGCGCTGGCCGGCGCCCTGCTCGTACGCCGTGACATCGGAGCCGGTCTGGTGGCCAGCCGTCCCGGGCCCGCTCGGGCCGGGTCGGCGTTGTCGGGGACGGTCGGCCTCGCCTGGCGGCTCCAGCGGGGCGGCATCATCGGCTGGAGCGTCGGGCTCTTCCTGACCGGCGTCGCGTACGGCGCCCTGGGGACGGAGGTCGAGGACCTGGTCGGCGACTCCGACCTCGGGCTCGAGATGATGACCCAGGGCGTGCCCGACCTCGTCGACGGGTTCTTCGCCACGATGCTGCTGATGCTCGCGCTGCTCACCGCCGGCTTCGCGACCTCGTCGATGCTGCGGCCACGCAGCGAGGAGGAGT from Nocardioides salarius harbors:
- a CDS encoding acVLRF1 family peptidyl-tRNA hydrolase, with translation MPDVLVPAARVERWVANFETRHGDTALSVVDGVLSGTAADGSRFTARLPLGAAYDGPAEAAGLAGAAASAAPDDWGVLLVRKGGFAVARMSGATMGASKTGQRHVQGRTKAGGQSQQRFARRRDNQARQAYEAAADHAARILDGLAGPVVVGGDRTAVDEVLADRRLAGLGTVEPWLALPDPRRGVLEQGVADALSLRVEVHNA
- a CDS encoding ABC transporter ATP-binding protein produces the protein MSSDVIEVHELVKTFGRVRALDGLDLQVRAGEVHGFLGPNGSGKSTTIRVLLGLLRADSGTVRLLGGDPWRQAADLHRRLAYVPGDVSLWANLTGGECIDLLGRLRGGLDPARRDELVERFALDPTKKGRSYSKGNRQKVALVAALAADVELLLLDEPTSGLDPLMEAEFRDCVNTYRAGGGSVLLSSHVLGEVEQMCERVSIINEGRLVESGSLAEMRHLSRTAVTAQLRGPAPGLDGLAGVHDLRSDGGEVSFEVDPEAVEPALRLLLEAGVTGLVSQPPTLEQLFMRHYGERR
- a CDS encoding ABC transporter permease yields the protein MTSGLFTGTLTLWAKALKGDRWLVLGWGVALAVLYWAQAWSIDRLYPGEGELARMAAAMERNQAMIALAGPARSLDTVGGQVTWQASAFGAVLLGLVVMVVVTRHTRAEEESGRDDLVRSAVVGRFAPPAAAVLSALVVSVFSGALVTLSLATYPLEVADSAALGVGLVLCGLCFTGTTLVAAQLVSSTRAARGIAGAVIAAAYALRAVGDVSVPALSWLSPIGWYQAMHPFSGLRWWPVLLLLAAGAANLALAGALLVRRDIGAGLVASRPGPARAGSALSGTVGLAWRLQRGGIIGWSVGLFLTGVAYGALGTEVEDLVGDSDLGLEMMTQGVPDLVDGFFATMLLMLALLTAGFATSSMLRPRSEEESGLAELVLSAPLARGRWLLSWTLVTVLATLLVLVVAGLGIGAGYAFVTADPVQAVSFVLPQLQHAPAVLLLAAVARLVHALAPRLASLAWAPLVVAVVVMFFGDLLDLPQWVRWLSPFDHLPLVPAEDASLAASAALLGVALAVGAAGQLAFRRRDIG